atatgtaacgTATTTCGACGCAGTTTTCTCCATCAATAagatatttaggtattttttacggaaacataataaaacatgcATATACATAAATTAACGAGGCTACTGCGGAATTGCGCGGGTGTAGTTTTGGAGAAAAGGAGCTAAAATCAGAAAGTGAAAgagacgatttttttaaattacttttatttaaatataagtatgataataaaaaatcgtACAACACGAAGAAATAACAGTAGGAATCACTTTTTTGTGTCAATTTCATCTTGTGTCAAAGATACATTTACAATTTCAGTCCATTATACCATTTAcacgcattttattttataattactatttaataaaacagTACAATTTAAAGCACCCACATCTATTTTTTTACGTATATCAATGTCCATTATAAACTTTTCACCGAGAGCTAAACGGATTATTTAAGCAGAAGCAGTTGATACAGCTTCTGTTGTAGACGCATCGACACTAGTAGAAGCAGGCTCTTCGGGTGCTGCAGAGGCAACTTCTGTAGTAGCTTCTGCAGATTTGGTTGTAGCGTCAGCTGCTATGGTGGTTCCTTCACTAGCCTCCGTAGATGCTTCGTTACTGGCGTTAGTAGTAGAAGCTACTTCGGTCGTACTAGGTGATGAGTCAGTGGTGCTAGGCGATGCTTCTGTAGTGCTAGGCGATGATTCAGTAGTGCTAGGCGATGATTCAGTAGTGCTAGGCGACGCCTCGCTTGTGCTTTCACTTTCTCCACTTCCTTCTGTTGGTTCGACAGCTTTTGTAGTCGATGCGGCTTCCACGGAAACCGCTGGCGGAGCTTCCGGTGAGCTCTCAGCCTGCTTAGGGGACTCCGGCGCTTCTGCTTTTTTGGCAGGCTCGGCTTGAGAGGCAGCTGAAGGAGCAGCAACTCTAGAGGCTATAGCAGGTGCAGATGCGGAATGAGCGCTATCGGCCACATTCAATGCACGGCCAGACTTTTCACTTGAAGACGCACCCGCTGCTGCGGCCGCGGCAGCTACAATAGCCTGGGGAATTTGGTCGGAAATTGGCCGGAAACCATTTTCATCAGCGATGTACCTGGTGTAAAACACATTTGTTATTAATAAACAGTGACATTAGTTCGCAAGGGATTGATTTAGGGTCAGTTCATatcaaaaatgtgaaaattacGGCGTCGCGTTAAGTCACATCTCGGTGTAAGAGTCGATAAAACACCCGTTATTTGTTGTTATGAGTAATGAGGACAATATAGTATAGGACTCATTTAAGATCAAAAATTTTTGGTTGGTAgtctaagtaggtatgtatatatttaacaAACCGACCCTTGGGTATAGAATATTCATTAAATCCATTccattaacataattattttttcttccaactatgcctcaatttcatcataaccgcactaaatagcCCGCACatagcgggactt
This Choristoneura fumiferana chromosome 12, NRCan_CFum_1, whole genome shotgun sequence DNA region includes the following protein-coding sequences:
- the LOC141433335 gene encoding uncharacterized protein gives rise to the protein MYSKLIVLCWAVACVVAAPAATDVLPLEKQQPTVIPIVSQSEELESNGTYKFSYETGNGIKREETSYDKVLPKVEGRSADGSNEGGESEEIHVQQGSYSYTAPDGTVVSVRYIADENGFRPISDQIPQAIVAAAAAAAGASSSEKSGRALNVADSAHSASAPAIASRVAAPSAASQAEPAKKAEAPESPKQAESSPEAPPAVSVEAASTTKAVEPTEGSGESESTSEASPSTTESSPSTTESSPSTTEASPSTTDSSPSTTEVASTTNASNEASTEASEGTTIAADATTKSAEATTEVASAAPEEPASTSVDASTTEAVSTASA